A segment of the Bacillus licheniformis DSM 13 = ATCC 14580 genome:
TGAAAAGCAATTAAAAGGGGATGGCTTTGAAAATAGCAACATCTAATAATGATTGTTCTAATGAACACTCACTTATCCATTGTAAACTTAAGGGGGAGCAGGAATGGAAATATTAAAGGTTTCAGCAAAATCAAATCCAAACTCGGTCGCAGGTGCGCTCGCAGGAGTCTTGAGGGAACGAGGGGCTGCAGAAATTCAAGCAATCGGAGCTGGGGCATTAAATCAGGCTGTTAAAGCGGTAGCGATTGCACGGGGATTTGTAGCGCCGAGCGGAGTCGATCTGATTTGCATTCCGGCGTTTACGGACATTCAAATTGACGGTGAAGAACGAACAGCGATTAAGCTAATCGTAGAGCCTCGCTGATAGAAAGATCACTCTTTTTCAAATGCTTCAACCTGCTTACTTTTACGTAAGCGGGTTGTTTTTGGTTTGTCCGTTTTTGAAAAATCAGCCGGGAGAGGATCAACATGAAGATTTTTGATGCCCACTCTGATTTGCTGCTGAAGCTCTGGAAAAATCCGAAGCTCAATGAATACAGCGACCCGTCGCTTCAAACGCCGGTCCAAGCGCTTTTAAACGGAAAGGCGAAAGTGCAGTGTCTGGCGATTTTTCTGCCTGAAACCGTGCCAGACACAATAAGGCTTGAAATGGCGCTTATGCAGATCCAGCTGTTTCACGAAAAAATTGCAAAGTACAAGCGGATCAAACTGATCAAAAATAAAGCCGATATCGACAAGCTCAAAAGCGATGAAACCGGCATCATTTTAACGATGGAAGGCTGTGAGCCGATCGCAAAAAACTTAAGGCTGTTTGACATCTTTTTTCAGCTCGGAGTCAGAAGTTTCGGCCTGACATGGAACTGGGCCAATACGTTCGCAGACGGCGCTTTAGAAGAAAGAAACGCCGGCTTGACTTCTTACGGGGAAAGACTGATTCGCAAGGCGAACAAAAACCGGGCATGGACAGATCTCTCCCATTTATCCGAAAAAAGCTTTTGGGGTGCGATTGAAACGGCGGCGTATCCGATCGCCTCTCATTCGAATGCCCGCAGCCTTTGCCCTCATCCGAGAAATTTAAAAGACGATCAAATCAAAGCGCTTATTGATAAGAACGGCGTCATCGGCTTGACATTTGTCCCTGAATTCGTGAGAAACGGAAAAACGCCTGTGATCAAAGATATCCTCTCGCATATTGACCATGTCTGCTCTTTAGGAGGCGAGCGGCATATCGGATTCGGGTCTGATTTTGACGGCATCGACCGTGTCATTCCGAATCTTGAAGCCCACAAAGATTACGGGAATCTGATCGAAGCGCTGCAGCGCTCATATACACCAAGTCAAGTCGACGGATTTCTCTTTCAAAATTTCATCAGCCGCATCCCATTTTAAAAAAATATCATACATTTTTCAGAGGGTGTTCATCTGTTTTCTCCAGAAGGACACTGGTGTTTACCAAGACTGATTATCGTGCTACAATCCTTTTGTAAAGCGATTTTACAAAGGGGGTCTGTTCATCTTGGACGGAAATATGAAAGCGCTTATCAAGAAGCCGGGGGAGCCGGGCGCCAGCTTCGAGCTCGTCCCGATTCCGAAGATCGACAAACACGAGGTCCTGATCAAAGTCAAAGCCGCATCGATTTGCGGAACCGATGTCCATATTTATAATTGGGATGAATGGGCGAAAAGCAGGGTTAAACCGCCTTATGTGTTCGGCCACGAATTTTCCGGCGAAGTTGTTCAAGTGGGGGAAAATGTGACTACGGTAAAAGAAGGGGAGTATGTTTCGGCAGAAACGCACATCGTTTGCGGAAAGTGCCTGCCGTGTTTGACCGGAAAAGAGCATGTCTGCAAAAAAACGCTGATTCTCGGTGTCGATACAGACGGCTGTTTTGCTGAATATGTCAAAATGCCCGCCGCAAACATTTGGAAAAACCCGGCCGGCATGCCTGAGGATCTCGCTTCTATTCAAGAACCGCTCGGAAATGCCGTGCATACGGTTCTGACGGGAATGACGGCTGGAGTGAAAGTCGCTGTCGTCGGCTGCGGACCGATCGGACTGATGGCCGTGGCAGTTGCAAAAGCGTCTGGGGCGGCGCAGGTGATCGCCATCGATAAAAATGAATACAGGCTCGACCTTGCATTGCAAATGGGGGCAACCGATATCATCTCCGTTGAAAAAGAAGATCCGCTCAAAAATGTAAGCGCTTTAACAAATGGTGAAGGGGCGGACTTGGTTTGCGAAATGTCAGGCCATCCGACGGCAATCCGCCAAAGTTTAAAAATGGCGGCAAACGGAGGACGGGTTCATGTCTTAAGCTTGCCTGAGCATCCCGTATGCATCGACATGACAAATGATATCGTCTTTAAAGGATTGACGGTCCAAGGAATTACCGGCCGCAAAATGTTTGAAACGTGGAGACAGGTCAGCGGTCTCCTCCAATCCGGCACGATTCAAATCAAGCCTGTCATCACTCACCGTTTCCCGATGGAAGAGTTTGAAAAAGGCTTTGAACTGATGAGAAAAGGGCAATGCGGCAAAGTCGTACTGATACCGTAGAAAGGAGAGATTAATATGAAAGAATTCAATTTTTTAGCTTCCGAGCTTAATACAATGAAAGAAAACGGAACTTTTCAAGAGCTGCCGATCATCGAATCAATGCAAGGATCAACCGTCAAAATGAAAGGAAAAGACATTATACAGCTTTCATCCAATAACTATCTCGGGCTGACGTCTCATCCGCGCCTCCAAAAAGCGGCCGAAGAGGCGGTCAAACGGTACGGAGCTGGAACCGGATCGGTCCGTACAATAGCCGGAACATTCACCATGCATGATGAGCTCGAAAAGAAGCTTGCTTCATTTAAAAACACTGAAGCGGCACTCGTATTCCAGTCCGGAT
Coding sequences within it:
- the spoVS gene encoding stage V sporulation protein SpoVS, giving the protein MEILKVSAKSNPNSVAGALAGVLRERGAAEIQAIGAGALNQAVKAVAIARGFVAPSGVDLICIPAFTDIQIDGEERTAIKLIVEPR
- a CDS encoding dipeptidase, producing the protein MKIFDAHSDLLLKLWKNPKLNEYSDPSLQTPVQALLNGKAKVQCLAIFLPETVPDTIRLEMALMQIQLFHEKIAKYKRIKLIKNKADIDKLKSDETGIILTMEGCEPIAKNLRLFDIFFQLGVRSFGLTWNWANTFADGALEERNAGLTSYGERLIRKANKNRAWTDLSHLSEKSFWGAIETAAYPIASHSNARSLCPHPRNLKDDQIKALIDKNGVIGLTFVPEFVRNGKTPVIKDILSHIDHVCSLGGERHIGFGSDFDGIDRVIPNLEAHKDYGNLIEALQRSYTPSQVDGFLFQNFISRIPF
- the tdh gene encoding L-threonine 3-dehydrogenase; translation: MLDGNMKALIKKPGEPGASFELVPIPKIDKHEVLIKVKAASICGTDVHIYNWDEWAKSRVKPPYVFGHEFSGEVVQVGENVTTVKEGEYVSAETHIVCGKCLPCLTGKEHVCKKTLILGVDTDGCFAEYVKMPAANIWKNPAGMPEDLASIQEPLGNAVHTVLTGMTAGVKVAVVGCGPIGLMAVAVAKASGAAQVIAIDKNEYRLDLALQMGATDIISVEKEDPLKNVSALTNGEGADLVCEMSGHPTAIRQSLKMAANGGRVHVLSLPEHPVCIDMTNDIVFKGLTVQGITGRKMFETWRQVSGLLQSGTIQIKPVITHRFPMEEFEKGFELMRKGQCGKVVLIP